A section of the Acidobacterium capsulatum ATCC 51196 genome encodes:
- a CDS encoding TonB-dependent receptor has translation MLAQSTQGTILGIVKDPSGAVIPGASVTLTATDTGVTHHTVTGQSGQYQFFTLTEGHYTISVSASGFENEVLSGLTLAARQQLRADVTLKLGNVSQKVTVNAQSRGAITTESPTIEATYNAVDVENLPANYRASQNGTSPLGLIQTLPGVQSDTGNPDGTGVSFSVQGGLPSQSDLTVDGISLQNVTGNSPIQDAFPSGEAIAELRVEGVLDNAEFGQPGQITVITKSGTNNFHGSAFWYFQNSAFNAIPYGTLQKPHIVGNDFGVSGGGPVWIPHIYNGRNRTFFFADFEGFRLPKSTAAQYSVPTAQMKQGNFSQVKGVQPLTNPFTGAVYPNYTVPINSVSQKFLQFFPDPNTGDTTSYTPGEINYIVNQNTAYKSNQFDVRGDQYFGQRALVFARYTWKNITQNQPEPLLVPEGQKIGQNRALVVAGNYTFNPHLLNEFRFGFNLYTQGTTNAFNGPSFVQSSGLQGLQHLFFNGVPELDFNYLSSLNADRIAATSKSRLFEYNDTLTWTHKQHVVKAGFDIRHIEAITPLGFFGADNYGTFNFNTGKNFTGQEFGDFLIGVPQGTEYDVVQSDNDGISNHYAFFAQDHWNVSQRLTLDYGVRYDFEPGYHDPSGNIGNFNPNVPLSGEAIFPDGAENTLSPGYLASFNACPVGQTTGSPSANGAPCTPVLDNTAAGFPSYLKKVPHLRFMPRFGFAFRPFNDDRTAIRGGFGMYDITTLGSIYYSLTGTLQAATTIYANSETQTGPAYSWPQIYAGQGQSSAAGAYGTAYFGTANAVNWKDPYSEQYTLSVDHEFGAGYGARISYIGMETHDLVWAPNLNDLPTYSSTKSAYFRPLSDRPFPNWGVINTRAVGANANYNALQLDFSHHTGNGLTFDSDYTYAKNLSDDQGPNNTGFAGETGGARAEYGFNREIDFGNVYGTRRHRWNTTLVYSLPFGHGRQFGTHMNRLEDTIAGGWQISSIFLWQSGPYLSPYFPGGNLDPSGTGSGLSSNYQGGSYPGRAQHPDQVAEGKARNANRTDWINKQAYICPGQQGNWQWGDACNVGGTTTDSQGNTVGIAPIGRFGNAQVGSLEGPGTVNWSAGLFKTFTIYREVKLRAEGTFANVLNHTNLNDPNLDISSPQYGTITTARGSDFGSARNGQVSLRLEF, from the coding sequence GTGTTGGCTCAATCGACGCAAGGCACAATTCTCGGCATCGTCAAAGATCCTTCCGGAGCTGTCATTCCCGGGGCAAGTGTCACACTCACCGCAACCGATACAGGCGTGACTCACCACACGGTCACAGGGCAGTCCGGGCAATACCAGTTCTTCACCCTGACAGAGGGCCATTACACCATCTCGGTCAGCGCCAGCGGCTTTGAAAATGAAGTGCTCAGTGGGCTGACGCTTGCTGCCCGCCAGCAGCTTCGTGCCGACGTCACGCTCAAGCTGGGTAATGTAAGCCAGAAGGTCACAGTGAATGCGCAGTCAAGAGGCGCCATCACCACCGAGTCGCCCACGATTGAGGCGACCTACAACGCCGTGGACGTTGAAAATCTTCCCGCAAATTATCGCGCCAGCCAGAATGGCACCAGTCCTCTCGGCCTCATCCAGACACTCCCCGGCGTACAGTCCGATACCGGAAATCCGGATGGCACCGGCGTCAGCTTCTCGGTGCAAGGCGGACTCCCCTCCCAGTCTGACCTCACGGTCGACGGCATCAGCCTTCAAAATGTAACTGGAAACAGCCCAATTCAAGACGCCTTTCCTTCCGGCGAAGCCATCGCAGAGTTGCGCGTCGAGGGCGTGCTCGACAATGCGGAGTTCGGCCAGCCTGGCCAGATCACCGTCATCACCAAGAGCGGCACCAACAATTTTCATGGTTCCGCCTTCTGGTACTTCCAGAACTCAGCCTTCAATGCAATTCCCTACGGAACCCTGCAAAAGCCCCACATTGTCGGCAACGACTTTGGTGTCTCCGGTGGCGGTCCTGTCTGGATTCCTCACATCTACAACGGCCGCAATCGCACCTTCTTCTTTGCTGACTTTGAAGGCTTCCGGCTGCCCAAGTCCACGGCCGCTCAGTACAGCGTGCCCACCGCGCAAATGAAGCAGGGCAACTTCTCGCAGGTCAAAGGGGTGCAGCCGTTGACCAACCCCTTCACCGGCGCGGTCTATCCCAACTACACGGTGCCCATCAACAGCGTGTCGCAGAAGTTTCTGCAGTTCTTCCCCGACCCGAACACCGGCGACACCACGTCTTACACACCTGGCGAGATCAACTACATCGTCAATCAGAACACTGCTTATAAATCCAACCAGTTCGACGTGCGCGGTGACCAATACTTCGGCCAGCGCGCCCTCGTCTTCGCCCGCTACACCTGGAAGAACATCACGCAGAATCAGCCGGAGCCCCTGCTCGTCCCCGAGGGCCAGAAGATCGGCCAAAACCGTGCTCTGGTCGTAGCAGGCAACTACACCTTCAATCCGCACCTGCTGAACGAATTCCGCTTCGGCTTCAACCTCTACACGCAGGGCACCACCAACGCCTTCAACGGCCCCTCTTTTGTGCAGTCCTCCGGGCTGCAAGGCTTGCAGCATCTGTTCTTCAACGGCGTTCCTGAATTGGACTTCAACTACCTCAGTTCTCTGAATGCGGACCGTATCGCCGCTACGAGCAAATCGCGCCTCTTTGAGTACAACGACACACTCACCTGGACGCACAAGCAACATGTCGTCAAGGCGGGCTTTGACATCCGTCACATTGAGGCCATCACTCCGCTCGGTTTCTTCGGCGCGGACAATTACGGGACCTTCAACTTCAACACTGGCAAAAACTTCACAGGGCAAGAATTCGGCGACTTCCTCATCGGCGTGCCTCAGGGCACTGAATATGATGTCGTGCAGTCAGACAACGACGGCATCTCCAACCATTACGCCTTCTTCGCGCAGGATCACTGGAACGTCTCGCAGCGGCTCACCCTCGACTACGGCGTACGCTATGACTTCGAGCCCGGTTATCATGATCCCTCGGGCAACATCGGCAACTTCAACCCCAACGTGCCGCTCTCTGGTGAAGCCATCTTCCCTGATGGCGCGGAAAATACGCTCTCTCCCGGATATCTCGCCAGCTTCAATGCATGTCCCGTAGGCCAGACCACTGGATCACCGTCAGCCAATGGCGCGCCTTGCACACCCGTGCTCGACAATACGGCGGCTGGCTTCCCCAGCTATCTCAAAAAGGTGCCGCACCTGCGCTTCATGCCGCGCTTCGGCTTCGCATTCCGTCCCTTCAACGATGACCGCACGGCCATTCGTGGTGGATTCGGCATGTATGACATCACCACGCTCGGCTCCATCTACTACTCGCTGACCGGCACTCTGCAGGCCGCCACCACCATTTACGCCAACAGCGAAACCCAGACGGGTCCCGCCTACTCATGGCCGCAGATCTACGCCGGCCAGGGTCAAAGCTCCGCGGCTGGCGCATACGGCACAGCCTACTTTGGCACCGCCAACGCCGTGAACTGGAAAGACCCCTACTCCGAGCAGTACACCCTCTCGGTTGATCACGAGTTCGGCGCCGGCTATGGCGCGCGCATCTCCTACATCGGCATGGAAACCCACGACCTCGTCTGGGCACCTAACCTGAATGATTTGCCGACCTACTCTTCCACCAAGTCAGCTTATTTCCGTCCCCTCAGCGATCGTCCCTTCCCCAACTGGGGCGTCATCAACACGCGCGCCGTAGGCGCAAACGCCAACTACAACGCGCTGCAGCTCGACTTCAGCCATCACACCGGCAACGGGCTCACCTTTGATTCCGACTACACCTATGCCAAGAATCTCTCCGACGATCAGGGCCCAAACAACACGGGCTTCGCGGGTGAAACCGGCGGCGCGCGTGCCGAGTATGGCTTCAATCGCGAAATTGATTTCGGCAACGTCTACGGCACCCGCCGGCATCGCTGGAACACGACCCTCGTCTACAGCCTGCCCTTCGGCCATGGCCGTCAATTCGGCACGCACATGAACCGGCTCGAAGACACCATCGCCGGCGGATGGCAGATCAGCAGCATCTTCCTATGGCAGAGCGGTCCCTATCTCAGCCCCTATTTCCCCGGCGGCAATCTCGATCCCTCCGGAACCGGCTCGGGCCTGAGCAGCAACTATCAGGGAGGCTCTTATCCGGGCCGCGCCCAGCACCCGGATCAGGTCGCCGAGGGCAAGGCACGCAATGCCAACCGCACCGACTGGATCAACAAACAGGCCTACATCTGCCCAGGGCAGCAAGGCAACTGGCAGTGGGGCGATGCCTGCAACGTAGGCGGCACCACCACTGACAGTCAAGGGAATACAGTCGGCATCGCGCCCATCGGCCGCTTTGGCAATGCGCAGGTCGGCTCACTTGAAGGCCCGGGCACGGTCAACTGGTCTGCCGGTCTCTTCAAAACCTTCACCATCTATCGCGAGGTCAAACTGCGTGCGGAAGGCACCTTTGCCAATGTGCTGAACCACACCAACCTCAACGATCCCAACCTCGACATCTCCAGCCCGCAATACGGCACCATCACCACCGCCCGTGGCTCCGATTTCGGCAGCGCGCGCAATGGTCAGGTCTCCTTGCGGCTTGAGTTCTAA
- a CDS encoding phospholipase C yields MIREAGGAVKKVRVQGGFKGLAMLAGAMLLSSGATCFAGARPALPQTEQQIIANLRAHVHHVFVVYQENRSFDSYFGSFPGVDNLATAEARAHGFRQWDAIGHQWITPFLMHASDTADADHSRLALLTKTDHGKMDKYVSFEEENLVNVSMASPQYAEQVGMLTMGHEDCTTIPFLWMYAHHFTIYDHIFQAMDGPSTPGNIELIAAQTGQTEAARHPERAFKSIFGTGDPVVNDANPAFGPYAFPYQADGALQIDQTYATLMLTLKGREATEAKVDSDDIKEDVSELARLNHNAVPWGWYQEGFGDGKGNHHPAYIPHHNSPQYFGYIRKNPKMWMGEHDLLDFFTVIEKHELPEKSVSIIKGGYKNPFGWKPANPAAANILGDDDHPGYSDSQLSESLVAKVVNAVAHSPYWKSSAIIVLWDDSEGFYDHVPPPQFEECPDKEPCGDGPRVPLILISPYARSGGVDSNSGDQGSFAKFLDVLFRLPALGSLPDEKPYLPEGPRDTNPRLSNLLGGFDPARLAGEKALIPPSEAEIPATVVNHFPPSMTCKDTGVAPVAIPGGSLTPPKGFTNPIP; encoded by the coding sequence TTGATTCGTGAAGCGGGGGGAGCGGTGAAGAAGGTGCGCGTGCAGGGCGGTTTCAAGGGATTGGCCATGCTGGCGGGGGCGATGCTCCTAAGCAGCGGAGCGACTTGTTTTGCTGGCGCAAGACCGGCTTTGCCTCAGACCGAGCAGCAGATCATCGCAAACCTGCGTGCGCACGTGCATCACGTGTTTGTGGTCTATCAGGAAAATCGCTCCTTTGACTCCTATTTCGGATCGTTTCCTGGTGTAGACAATCTGGCCACGGCGGAGGCCCGCGCACATGGCTTTCGGCAGTGGGATGCGATCGGGCATCAATGGATTACGCCGTTTCTGATGCATGCTTCCGATACTGCCGATGCGGATCACTCCCGCCTGGCGCTGCTGACCAAGACGGATCACGGCAAGATGGACAAGTACGTCAGCTTTGAAGAAGAGAACCTGGTCAACGTTTCCATGGCCAGCCCACAGTACGCCGAACAGGTAGGCATGCTGACGATGGGTCATGAAGACTGCACCACGATTCCCTTTTTGTGGATGTATGCCCATCACTTTACGATCTACGATCATATCTTTCAGGCGATGGATGGTCCTTCCACGCCGGGCAATATTGAACTGATTGCCGCGCAAACAGGCCAGACAGAAGCGGCCCGGCATCCGGAGCGGGCCTTCAAGTCGATCTTTGGCACCGGTGATCCGGTGGTGAATGATGCGAATCCGGCGTTCGGACCTTACGCATTTCCTTACCAGGCGGATGGTGCGCTGCAGATTGATCAGACCTACGCAACGTTGATGCTGACCTTAAAGGGCCGCGAAGCGACGGAAGCCAAAGTCGACAGCGACGACATCAAGGAAGATGTGAGCGAGCTGGCCCGGTTGAATCACAACGCCGTGCCTTGGGGCTGGTATCAGGAAGGATTCGGCGACGGAAAAGGAAATCATCACCCGGCTTATATTCCGCATCATAATTCGCCGCAATACTTTGGCTACATCCGCAAGAACCCGAAGATGTGGATGGGCGAACATGATCTGCTCGACTTCTTCACGGTGATTGAGAAGCATGAGCTGCCGGAGAAGAGTGTTTCGATCATCAAGGGAGGATATAAGAATCCCTTTGGCTGGAAGCCGGCGAATCCGGCGGCGGCGAATATTCTTGGAGATGACGATCACCCAGGCTATTCAGATTCGCAGCTCTCGGAGTCGCTGGTCGCAAAGGTGGTGAATGCAGTCGCGCACAGTCCTTACTGGAAGAGTTCGGCGATCATCGTTCTCTGGGATGATTCGGAGGGCTTCTATGATCATGTGCCGCCTCCGCAGTTCGAAGAATGCCCTGACAAGGAACCCTGTGGAGACGGACCGCGTGTGCCATTGATTTTGATCTCTCCCTATGCCCGCTCGGGTGGGGTGGACAGCAACTCTGGCGATCAAGGCTCGTTTGCGAAGTTTTTGGATGTGCTGTTCCGGCTGCCGGCGCTCGGTTCATTGCCGGATGAAAAGCCCTATCTTCCCGAGGGTCCGCGGGACACAAATCCGCGGCTGTCAAACCTGCTGGGCGGCTTTGATCCGGCGCGCCTTGCAGGCGAAAAGGCTCTGATTCCTCCATCAGAAGCTGAGATTCCCGCCACGGTAGTGAATCATTTTCCGCCATCAATGACCTGCAAAGATACGGGAGTGGCTCCAGTGGCGATTCCCGGTGGATCGCTTACCCCGCCGAAGGGATTTACGAATCCTATCCCGTAG